In Chryseobacterium salivictor, the DNA window AGAAGAAGGTGGCTCATCACCTGTTGATTCCGTATTGGCTATTATAGGAAATCCAGGTGAAGATACTTCTGCGTTAACTGGCGGAAAAACCGAGACCGCAGTTCCAGAAAAAACGGAAGCAAAGAAAACAGACGAACAACCATCCACAGAAACGCAGTCTACAGGCACCAAAGAAATTCCTGCCGGTGTTGAAGTAATCACAATGCCAAGGCTTTCTGATACAATGACGGAAGGAAAAGTGGCAAAATGGCATTTCAAAGTGGGCGATACTGTAAAAGAAGGTGATGTTTTAGCAGAAATTGAAACCGATAAAGCCGTTCAGGATTTCGAATCAGAAGTGAATGGAACTTTACTTTACACCAGCGTTGGCGAAGGTGAAGCAAGTCCGGTTGATACTGTTTTAGCGATTATCGGACCTGCAGGAACAGATGTTTCCGGTTTAACTTCCGGTGGCGCAAAAAAAGCAGACTCAAAACCTGCCGCTGAAAAAACTTCAGAAAATGCTTCCGTTTCAGAAAATACATCCGCACAAACCGTTGCAAATTCTTCTACCGAAAGACTGGCCATTTCTCCTTTAGCTAAAAAAATGGCTGAAGACAAAGGAATTGATGTTCATTCTTTGAAAGGAACAGGTGAAAACGGTAGAATTGTAAAAAAAGATATTGAGAATTATCAGCCTAGTGCAACATCAGCTAAACAGGAAGTTTCAGCTTCGGCAGCAGTGGCTGCTCCGGCGCAGGTTGCTATGAATTTCGTTCAGGGTGAAGATTCTGAAACTCCAAATTCGCAGGTTAGAAACATTATTGCAAAACGTCTTTCTGAGAGTAAATTTACGGCGCCTCATTATTATCTGATTGTTGAAATTAATATGGATAAAGCGATTGAAGCCAGAAAAGAAATCAATTCTTTACCGGATACCAAGATTTCATTTAATGATATGGTAATCAAAGCGACAGCGATGGCTTTAAGAAAACATCCTCAAGTGAATTCTACCTGGAAAGAAGATAAAATCATTCATCACGGAAATATCAACGTAGGTGTTGCTGTGGCAATTCCTGATGGATTAGTGGTTCCTGTGCTGAAAAATGCAGATCAGATGAATTACAATCAAATTTCTGCCGGCGTAAAAGATATGGCAGGAAGAGCGAAATCTAAAGGTTTGAAAGCCAATGAAATGGAAGGTTCTACTTTCTCCGTTTCTAATTTGGGAATGTTTGGTATCGAAACTTTTACCTCGATTATCAACCAACCGAATTCCGCAATTCTTTCTGTAGGAGCGATTGTTGAAAAACCAGTTGTGAAAAACGGTCAAATCGTGGTAGGAAATACCATGAAACTTTCTTTGGCATGTGACCATAGAGTAGTTGACGGTGCCACAGGAGCACAGTTTTTACAGACGTTGAGAACGTATTTGGAACAGCCTTTATCCTTACTTCTCTAAGGCAAAATTGACTCTATTTTAATATAAACCTTTCATCATTTATGTTGAAAGGTTTTTTAATTCTAAAACTGCGGGAAATTTGCAATAAATTAAAGCAAATTCACTATTTTTGAAACCATGATTAAAGCGCGTAATATTCATAAGTCCTACGGTGATTTAGAAGTGTTGAAAGGAGTTGATGTTCACATTTTAGAAGGCGAAGTTGTTTCCATTGTCGGCGAATCCGGTGCCGGAAAATCAACGTTACTACAGATTTTGGGAACCCTTGATAAACCCACTAATATTAAACATTTTGACACCCAAATCGAACTGGCAGGACAGTCTTTCATTAATATGAGTGACCGGCAACTGTCGAAATTCAGAAATGAAAATATTGGGTTCGTCTTTCAGTTTCATCAGCTTTTACCTGAGTTTTCAGCCTTGGAAAATGTTTTGTTACCAACGAAAATAGCCGGTAAAAACGAGAAGGAATCGATAGATAAGGCCTATTCCCTTTTTGAAGATTTGAATATTGCCCACAGAATTCACCATAAACCGAATCAAATGTCGGGTGGCGAAGCGCAGAGAACGGCGGTAGCAAGAGCGTTGATAAATTCTCCTAAGATTATTTTCGCTGATGAACCAACCGGAAATTTAGACTCTAAAAATGCTGACGATTTACATCAGCTATTCTTCGATTTACGGGACAAGTATAATCAAACCTTTGTAATTGTAACCCATAACATACATCTTGCAGATACAACCGACCGCAAATTGGTAATGAAAGACGGACAGATTATTTATTAAGATCTTTTTGTAAGAAAATCGCAATCGGTTTATTTTGCTTAAATTTAAAAGTTAATTCTGAAAATCCTTTTGAAATGTCTATTAAATTTCTTGCAGAAGACGACCGGCCGAGAGAGAAGTTTTTACTAAAAGGTAAAAATGCACTTTCGGATGCAGAGTTGTTGGCCATCATTATGGGAAGCGGAAACAGAGAAGATTCGGCCGTAGAATTGGGAAGAAAAATTTTAAGTTCGGTGGGGAATAACTGGCATAATTTGTCACTTTTACAAATTTCTGATTTAATGAAATTTAAAGGAATAGGAGAAGCCAAAGCCATTTCAATCGCCACTGCGCTGGAAATTGGCAGAAGAAGAGCCGCGCAGGAGGTTCCTGAAAAAATGCAAATCAGCAGTAGCAGCGAAAGTTATAAAGTCTTACTTCCGTATTTGTCAGATCTGCATACAGAAGAATTTTGGGCAATTTATCTAAATCAGAATAACAGAATTGTAGGCAAAGGTAGATTGTCTTCCGGAGGAATTAATCAGTCGGTAGTCGATATCAGAATTCTTTTTAAAACAGCTTTTGAACATCTTGCCACCGGAATTGTTATCGCTCATAACCATCCATCGGGGAATCTGAAACCCAGTTCAGAAGATTTACGAATTACCAAACAAATCGCAGAAGCAGGCAAAATATTAAATATCCAGTTGCTGGATCATTTGATTATTGCGCAAAACTCTTATTTAAGTTTTGCAGACGAAAATTTATTATGATTAAAAAGATAAGATACGGTGATATTGATTTTGAGAAATACAATGAGTGTATAGAGAGCTCAATTCAAAAAAATTTTTACGCTAATAAGTTTATTATGGACCATCTTTGTGCAGAATGGGAAATCCTGGTTTATGGCAATTATGATTATTTGATGCCCATTCCTATCAAAAAAAAAATGGGGATTCCTGTCGTTGTAGCCCCTATTTTTTGCCAACAGATCGGGATATTCAGTAAAGCGGAAAATCAGTCTATTAATGATTTATTTCTTACCTATCTTAAAAATAATTATTTGGTAAGCTACTATCCCTTTAATTATTACAATTTATTTGGGAAAGCAACTGTTTCAAAAAAAAATTATATTATTGAGAAACAGGATTATGAATTGCTCAGAAAAAGCTATTCGAAAGGTCGGAAAGCAATTCTCGCAAAATCAGCAGAAGGTTTAGTTTGTGAAAAAGTGGGATATAATAATGATATACACAATTTTTTATTAACTCACTTTAAGGGTTTAGACAAAACTTCTGATGTTATCAATTTCCTCGATTTTATTAAATTTCTGAATGATCTTAGTAAGCTACGTGTTTATGCTTACTTTAGCGAAAATAAAATAATATCGGTGGCTGTGTTAACAGATGAGAATCACGAATTGATTTTGCTTGCTCTTGTTAATGATCCAAATTATCAATATCTCAATGGGGCCAGCTATTTAATTGATGACATTATCCAGCACAATATTAGGTTGAAAAAAATCGATTTTATGGGCGGAAATGTTAGAGGAATCGAAGTGTTTTTTAAAAGCTTTGGTGCTCAACTTGAGCCGTTTGCAGTCATAGAAAATACAAAGTGGGCTATGTTAAAAAAATGGATAAAGAAGTAAGAATGAAATTTCGCAACAGAATGAAGAAAGCTGCCAAGTTTTTGCCTATGGAAACGTGCTTTAAAATGTCTCCACATAAAATGATTCTTCCTTATTATCATACAGTAACAGACTCCCCAAAACCGCATTATAGTAATTTAGGCTACTTTAGAGATAAGAATGACTTTATCCGGGATCTGGATTTTTTTCAAAATAATTTTCAAAGCGTTGGTATCGAAAATCTCGATTTTAGTAGAAAAACGTTTCATCTATCTTTTGACGACGGGCTCGCAGAAAATTATTCGATTGTCGCTCAATTACTTTATGAACAAAAAGTTCATGCTACATTTTTTGTAAACTCAAATTTTATAGACAACAAAGAAATGTTTATCAGGCACAAAGTAAGTTTGATTATGAGCGAGGCCAAAAAATCACCCTCCTGCAGGACTTTACTATCCGGGTATTTAAAAACGGAAGAAAAAAACATTGATAGTGTGTTGTTAATGGAAAACAACGAAAATACGGTCAATAAATTAGGCAGTTTACTTCTTTTGAATTTTGAAGATTATTTAAAGGCCCAAAAACCATATCTAACGACGCATAATTTGAAAGAAATGGCAAAAATGGGATTTACTATCGGTAATCACAGCACAAGACATTTTCGTTTTAGCTCCCTTAAATTTGCAGAGCAAAAAAAAGATATTTTTGAGGCGAATTCTTTTTTAAAAGAGTTGAATATTGAATATTTATATTTTTGTTTTCCATACGGTGATGATTTAGTGCCTAATGAATTATTTGATTGGATGTATTTGGAAGCTGATATTTTGAAATCTTTTGGCACTTCTGGTCTCAAAAGAGATGGTCATAAAAATCATTATCACAGAATCTTAATGGAAGACCAAAAATGGAAAGCTGAAGAAATTATAAAATTTGAATATTTGTATTATTTCATGAAAAGATTTTTTAATAAAAATAAAACCAGAAGATGATTAAGTATTTTTATCAAGCCATAATCCCCGAAAAATGGCGTAATATCGTGCACATCAATCTTCGTAAAATAAAATCTTTTTATTTAAAAGGCGATGCTTTTTACTGCCCATGTTGTGGTAAAAGTTCATCTATGTTTTTATCTAAAGGCAATGGAATTGATAGTAGAAAAAATGCAGTTTGTCCCCGATGCGGATCTTTGGAACGTTCTAGGTTGCTCTATTTATATCTTAAAAGGGAAACTGAAATTTTTCACGGAATTTCCTCAATTCTTCATTTTGCTCCGGAAGCCGCTTTAAAAAAACTGCTAAAATCAAATCCCAATTATATTGATGTGGATATTAATCCAAATCTCGCTACTTATCAAATGGATATTACCAATCTAAAATACCCAGACGATAAATTTGATTACATTATTTGTTCTCATGTTTTAGGTCATATTCCTGATGAAAATCTTGCTTTGAGTGAACTTTACAGAGTACTGAAACCTGGTGGTAGTCTATTTTTACTTTCATTAATGGATCTTTCGTCTCCGAAAACTCTTGAAAATAAAAAATTTGATACGCCCGAAAAAAAACTTAATGCTTACGGGGAAAAAGATTTGGAACGACTTTATGGGAGGGATTTTATTGAAAGAATAAGGAGAAAAAATATACATGTTGAAGAAATTGATTATCGAAGAAATTTCAGTAAAAATGACAGAAAAAAAATGTCGCTGGGAAATGGTCAACGAGAGATTATTTACAAGATAAGTAAGAATTAATTTCCCTGTGATTGAGTTAGAATTTATTAGTATTTATAAGTGGAAATTTCCGTAAATTTGCAAACTTAAATATCCTCACGCAGATGACAGACCACCTATTTTCTCAACCTTATTTTCCCTATGCATTTGCGTTATTGATTGCAGTTCCTTTTTTGATATATACCAGACAGTTTGTGTACAGCTATATCAAATTCAAAAAACAGGAACTTAATTTTTTAACCGTGAAAGGACAATCGGAGCAGAGAATTCATGCGTATGAAAGAATTACCCTTTTTCTGGAAAGAATAAAGCCGGCTAATTTAGTAACCAAATTTGATGAGAATTTAGCAGCGCACGAATACCTGTTTTTGATTGAAAAAACCATTAACGAAGAATTCGATTATAATGCCTCTCAACAGCTTTATTTAACTAAAAACTCCTGGAATAAAGTCGTAAACTGTAAAAATAATATACTGCATTTGCTCCATAAAACCTATGAAAATCTGAGCAATGAAAGTACACTTCAGGATTACAAAACAGTTTTTTTGATGAATTATATGAACGGAGAGGATTATATTTCAACCTGTATTGAAGACCTGAGAAAAGAAAACTTAATTATAAATTAAAATAAAATAATGATACCGAATTTTAAAGCACATCCATGGCACGGGATTCCTGTTGGAGATGAAGCGCCAAATGTTGTCAATGTCTTTGTGGAAATTGTACCAAGTGATACCATTAAATATGAAATCGACAAACAGAGTGGTTATTTAAAAGTTGACCGTCCGCAGCAATTCTCCAATATTATTCCTGCTTTATACGGATTCATTCCGAGAACTTACTGTCATGATGAAGTACTGAAACTTGCCCTTGAAAGCGGTGCAGAAAACGTTTCCACAGGTGATTTAGATCCTTTGGATATTTGTGTACTGAGCTCTCATAATATCCACTCCGGGGGAATGCTTATGGAAGCGTTGCCGATCGGTGGTTTTAAAATGATTGATAAAGGCGAGGCCGATGACAAAATTGTTGCCGTAATGAAAGGGGATCACGCTTTTGGTCATTTCAGAGACATTACCGAATTGCCTCAGGCAGAAGTAAAGCGTTTAATGCATTATTTCCTTACCTACAAAAACCTTCCGGATGAGCCTGCAAAATGTACCATCCACGAAGTTTACGGTGCAGAACATGCGAAAAAGGTGATTCAGGCTTCGCAGAAAGATTACGCAAATAAATTTGGTGGTTAATCCACAAATTGTTTCAAAAATTTAATAGACAAATGTTTTCATTTGTCTATTTTTATTTGACAACCTTTTTATAAGCGGCCATAAAAATGAGTGAAAGCATGAAATAAAGCTTGTGCTTTAAATTTATCATTTGTTTAAATAAAAAACAATTTACGGTAGAACGAAAATTCAATATTTTTCTTCTACCGAAAACTGTTTCAAATGAAAATATTTGAAGGTTATGTGTCGCTTAAAGACTCAGCACAAATTTAAAAATTCACTAAAGCTGAACTTTTATTTTAAAGCCGGCATTCATTTTCATTTTGATTTGATCTGCCGTAATCCTGCTTGCCTGAATCTCGATGATTAAATAATTTTGGCTGGTTCGGAAATATTCTAAAATCTCTGCATCTTCCAAAGTAAAGGAAATCGTGTTTGGATTGGTATTATTATACGCGGTGGCAATTAACCGTTCCGCTTGATTAGGAGATTTTACGTAGATTCTGGCATTTTTGATGACATCCAGTTTGTTGCCTCCTTGGGAACTTACGTAATCCAGACTCAATGTATTGAGCTTTACCGATTTCAGATTATTGATGGAAAAATTGGGGTTATTCTCTTTAATTTTCGCATTTAAATCAATATTCATCGGGATTTCCGGAGTTCTGGTATATGTTGCTGTATTCACAGCTGCAAACGGAACGTCTACTGTTGCCCCAAAAGGAACATCAAATGGTGGTAAGACATCTAAAACCGAATTCACAATATCCCGACAACTTGTTGTGAAAAACAGCACCAGTATTCCGGTGAGCAATGATAATTTTTTCATAATAATAAATTTTGATTTTTCAGAAGCGTTGCATTTATCATTCCATTCATCATTTTTCAATGCAAAATTTCTATATTTGTTTTGACTGATAATTTTCATTTAAAGATAAAATGGAGTACTGGTACCTAATAAAATCATGTTATGAGAAAAATTTCTATTTTACTGTTACTGATGATGGGCAGTTTCGGTTTTGCTCAAACTTACCAATTCGATTTTCTTACCAAATATATGAGTACGAATCTTCAAAATAAACGGTCTAATGAGTTTGTTAGTTATAACAATTCAGATGATTTTTCTTATTATTTAAAGTTAAGAAAGAGTGATTCAGATTTTACGGCAACACTTTATGACCATGAAAGGAATTTAGCCCATCACTTTTCAGTAGTAGAATCTAAAGTTGGGAACGAAATTCAATTCCAATTTTTATATGTCAATACTTCTAAGTTGCAAAATATCATTAAACATGAAAATTACCGGTACGAATTTTCTGAAATCTCAGGTGATTCTCCAAAAATCATTTCTTTGAAAATTTACGCTTCAAAACGAGCAAAAAAACCAAGGGTTGAGAAGGAACTTACTCTAAAAAAGGCCAATAAAAATTTGATTCAATTATACCGTTCAGACTGGCTTCATTGGTCTGACAGCACTTATGACCTTTCTAAAATCGGAAATTACATCGTAGCAGAAAGTGAAGAAAAATTTAACAATAATATTTGTCAAACTAATTTAAAGGAATACAAAAATGTGGACCTAAAAATTACGATTCCTAAAAAATTAAAATTCTAGCCCTTTAATTCCTTGACTATTATATCCACTTTAAAATTTTAATTATTGATATTAATAGAACATTAATAGCCTTAATAGAGCAAGAATGTTTTTAAAACCGTCATATACTTGACTTTGCCTTTTCAATGTCGTATATTTGCATTCCGAAAATTTTTGTTTTTCGGATCTAATTTTTAAACCGTAATTTAAAAAGATGAAAACATCCCATTTTAACTTTGACTTGCCAGAAGAGCTTTTGGCAGAACATCCATCAGAACACAGAGACGAGGCAAAACTCATGGTTCTTAACCGTGCTACTCAAACCATTGAACATAAATTATTTAAAGATGTCGTAGATTATTTCGACGAACACGACCTTTTTATCTTTAATAATACCAAAGTTTTCCCAGCAAGATTATACGGAAATAAAGAAAAAACCGGAGCTAAAATCGAAGTTTTCTTATTAAGAGAACTGGATAAAGAAACCCGCGTTTGGGACGTATTGGTAGATCCGGCCCGTAAAATCAGAATCGGTAATAAATTATTCTTTACCGAAGATGAAGGCTTGGTTGCTGAAGTTATAGACAACACCACTTCCAGAGGAAGAACTTTGCGATTTTTATACGATGGTTCTTACGAAGAATTCCGTGCAAAATTAAAAGAACTGGGCGAAACTCCTCTTCCTAAATATTTCAAAAGAGAAGTAGAACCTGAAGATGCTGAACGTTACCAAACGATTTATGCAAAACACGAAGGTGCAGTAGCAGCGCCAACCGCAGGTTTACACTTTTCTAAACATTTGATGAAAAGACTGGAAATCAAGGGAATTGATTTTGCAGAAATTACGCTCCACGTTGGTTTAGGTACCTTCAATCCTATTGAAGTTGAAGATTTATCGAAACACAAAATGGAGTCAGAGGAAGCGATTATCACTCAGGAAAACGCAGACATCATCAACAAAGCAGTGGCAGAAGGCAGAAGAGTTTGCGCCGTTGGAACCACGACGATGAGAACGATTGAAACTTCAGTTTCTTCCAACAAAAAAATCGGACCTTACCACGGCTGGACGAATAAATTTATTTTCCCGCCGCACGATTTCGGTGTAGCCAACTGCATGATTACCAATTTCCACACGCCAAAATCTACATTAATGATGATGGTTGCAGCATTCGCAGGAAAAGATTTCCTGATGCATGCTTACGAAGAAGCCATCAAGCACAAATATAAATTTTATTCTTACGGTGACGCGATGTTGATCATCTAAGAAAAATATAAATAAGTTTTAAATTTTAGATTAAATTCATTTCGATGTTTTTAATCTAAAATTTATCATTTAAAATCTAAAATCATTTTGAAAGACATCCGAACTTTATCGCTCGATCAGTTACAGGAATATTTCGTCTCTTTAGGCGAGAAACCTTTTCGTGCAAAGCAGGTCTATGACTGGCTTTGGAGCAAAAACATGCATTCGGTCGATGAGATGACGAATCTTTCGAAAGATCTGAGAGACCGTATTTCACAGGAATACATCATCAATCCGATTTCGGTAGATCAACTTCAAAGGTCGAAAGACGGAACCATTAAAAACGGCGTGAAATTACACGACGGCCTTTTGGTAGAATCTGTTCTGATCCCGACTGAAACAAGAACTACAGCCTGCGTTTCTTCACAAGTTGGCTGTTCGCTGAACTGCGAGTTTTGCGCCACCGCAAGACTCAAAAGAATGCGGAATCTGG includes these proteins:
- the queA gene encoding tRNA preQ1(34) S-adenosylmethionine ribosyltransferase-isomerase QueA, which encodes MKTSHFNFDLPEELLAEHPSEHRDEAKLMVLNRATQTIEHKLFKDVVDYFDEHDLFIFNNTKVFPARLYGNKEKTGAKIEVFLLRELDKETRVWDVLVDPARKIRIGNKLFFTEDEGLVAEVIDNTTSRGRTLRFLYDGSYEEFRAKLKELGETPLPKYFKREVEPEDAERYQTIYAKHEGAVAAPTAGLHFSKHLMKRLEIKGIDFAEITLHVGLGTFNPIEVEDLSKHKMESEEAIITQENADIINKAVAEGRRVCAVGTTTMRTIETSVSSNKKIGPYHGWTNKFIFPPHDFGVANCMITNFHTPKSTLMMMVAAFAGKDFLMHAYEEAIKHKYKFYSYGDAMLII
- a CDS encoding inorganic pyrophosphatase yields the protein MIPNFKAHPWHGIPVGDEAPNVVNVFVEIVPSDTIKYEIDKQSGYLKVDRPQQFSNIIPALYGFIPRTYCHDEVLKLALESGAENVSTGDLDPLDICVLSSHNIHSGGMLMEALPIGGFKMIDKGEADDKIVAVMKGDHAFGHFRDITELPQAEVKRLMHYFLTYKNLPDEPAKCTIHEVYGAEHAKKVIQASQKDYANKFGG
- a CDS encoding ABC transporter ATP-binding protein, which codes for MIKARNIHKSYGDLEVLKGVDVHILEGEVVSIVGESGAGKSTLLQILGTLDKPTNIKHFDTQIELAGQSFINMSDRQLSKFRNENIGFVFQFHQLLPEFSALENVLLPTKIAGKNEKESIDKAYSLFEDLNIAHRIHHKPNQMSGGEAQRTAVARALINSPKIIFADEPTGNLDSKNADDLHQLFFDLRDKYNQTFVIVTHNIHLADTTDRKLVMKDGQIIY
- a CDS encoding polysaccharide deacetylase family protein, with product MDKEVRMKFRNRMKKAAKFLPMETCFKMSPHKMILPYYHTVTDSPKPHYSNLGYFRDKNDFIRDLDFFQNNFQSVGIENLDFSRKTFHLSFDDGLAENYSIVAQLLYEQKVHATFFVNSNFIDNKEMFIRHKVSLIMSEAKKSPSCRTLLSGYLKTEEKNIDSVLLMENNENTVNKLGSLLLLNFEDYLKAQKPYLTTHNLKEMAKMGFTIGNHSTRHFRFSSLKFAEQKKDIFEANSFLKELNIEYLYFCFPYGDDLVPNELFDWMYLEADILKSFGTSGLKRDGHKNHYHRILMEDQKWKAEEIIKFEYLYYFMKRFFNKNKTRR
- a CDS encoding DUF7935 family protein, whose translation is MTDHLFSQPYFPYAFALLIAVPFLIYTRQFVYSYIKFKKQELNFLTVKGQSEQRIHAYERITLFLERIKPANLVTKFDENLAAHEYLFLIEKTINEEFDYNASQQLYLTKNSWNKVVNCKNNILHLLHKTYENLSNESTLQDYKTVFLMNYMNGEDYISTCIEDLRKENLIIN
- a CDS encoding class I SAM-dependent methyltransferase yields the protein MIKYFYQAIIPEKWRNIVHINLRKIKSFYLKGDAFYCPCCGKSSSMFLSKGNGIDSRKNAVCPRCGSLERSRLLYLYLKRETEIFHGISSILHFAPEAALKKLLKSNPNYIDVDINPNLATYQMDITNLKYPDDKFDYIICSHVLGHIPDENLALSELYRVLKPGGSLFLLSLMDLSSPKTLENKKFDTPEKKLNAYGEKDLERLYGRDFIERIRRKNIHVEEIDYRRNFSKNDRKKMSLGNGQREIIYKISKN
- the radC gene encoding RadC family protein, translating into MSIKFLAEDDRPREKFLLKGKNALSDAELLAIIMGSGNREDSAVELGRKILSSVGNNWHNLSLLQISDLMKFKGIGEAKAISIATALEIGRRRAAQEVPEKMQISSSSESYKVLLPYLSDLHTEEFWAIYLNQNNRIVGKGRLSSGGINQSVVDIRILFKTAFEHLATGIVIAHNHPSGNLKPSSEDLRITKQIAEAGKILNIQLLDHLIIAQNSYLSFADENLL
- a CDS encoding 2-oxo acid dehydrogenase subunit E2 → MAEVITMPRLSDTMTDGKVAKWHKKVGDAVKEGDILAEIETDKAVQDFESEVNGTLLFIGTEEGGSSPVDSVLAIIGNPGEDTSALTGGKTETAVPEKTEAKKTDEQPSTETQSTGTKEIPAGVEVITMPRLSDTMTEGKVAKWHFKVGDTVKEGDVLAEIETDKAVQDFESEVNGTLLYTSVGEGEASPVDTVLAIIGPAGTDVSGLTSGGAKKADSKPAAEKTSENASVSENTSAQTVANSSTERLAISPLAKKMAEDKGIDVHSLKGTGENGRIVKKDIENYQPSATSAKQEVSASAAVAAPAQVAMNFVQGEDSETPNSQVRNIIAKRLSESKFTAPHYYLIVEINMDKAIEARKEINSLPDTKISFNDMVIKATAMALRKHPQVNSTWKEDKIIHHGNINVGVAVAIPDGLVVPVLKNADQMNYNQISAGVKDMAGRAKSKGLKANEMEGSTFSVSNLGMFGIETFTSIINQPNSAILSVGAIVEKPVVKNGQIVVGNTMKLSLACDHRVVDGATGAQFLQTLRTYLEQPLSLLL